A section of the Citrus sinensis cultivar Valencia sweet orange chromosome 8, DVS_A1.0, whole genome shotgun sequence genome encodes:
- the LOC112495569 gene encoding protein argonaute 5-like has protein sequence MSRRGGGGRRPDSRRDQPTQAPAPSFQRGGGGAARPRGRGRQGQRGGAGRGSHSGSGAAPSSPHTASTSTEPAPSSPSVSASASASSSSSVSTLVEETEQKLTLAAPAAATLPPSSSLAVRLPVRPGFGTVGRKCVVRANHFMVQLAEKDIHHYDVSITPWVTSKKINRQIISQLINLYRLTDLGGRIPAYDGMKSIYTAGPLPFQSKEFIIELPDSDPRPSSSTRPIRERQFRVVIRLASKPDLYTLQQFLGRRHFEAPYDVIQVLGVILSAASSEKHTVVGRSFFPTDHGPIGQLGDGVEYWRGYFQSLRLTQMGLSLNIDVSARSFYEPILVTEFVQNYCRNLSRPLSDQVRLKVKKELKGIKVVLTHLETSNSHRITGISSQPMSQLAFTDGSATSMSVIQYFRERYNIALQFTSLPALLAGSEARPIYLPMELSRIVAGQRYTQRLNERQVTALLQATCQRPREREDYIRMMARANAYNEDTLVNKEFGIQVADDLTSVDARILPAPMLKYHETGQEASVNPGFGQWNMINKKMFNGGRVEVWTCVNFSTRLNRDVPFQFCQGLVDMCNSKGMVFNPQPVIPISSSNPNQIEKALVDVHNRTTQQGKQLQLLIIILPDVSGSYGRIKRVCETELGIVSQCCQPRQASRLNMQYFENVALKINVKVGGRNTVLVDAVQKRIPLVTDRPTIIFGADVTHPQPWGGTSPSIAAVVASMDWPEVAKYRGLVSAQAPHEEIIQDLYKSIQDPQWGLVHGGMIRELLIAFRRSTNFKPHRIIFYRDGVGERQFSQVLLHEMNAIRQACASLEEGYAPPVTFVVVQKRCRTRLFPAEHNRCDLTDRSGNILPGTVVDTEICHPTEFDFYLNSHAGIQGTSRPTRYHVLYDENRFTADGLQVLTNNLCYTYARCTRSVSIVPPAYYAYLAAFRARYYIEDETSAGGSTDGNRSTAERNLAIRPLPVIKDNVKDVMFYC, from the exons ATGTCTCGACGTGGTGGCGGTGGTCGTAGGCCGGATTCTCGCCGTGACCAGCCGACTCAGGCACCGGCACCCTCATTCCAGCGGGGTGGAGGCGGAGCCGCTAGACCACGCGGCCGAGGTCGTCAAGGTCAACGTGGGGGTGCTGGTCGTGGATCGCATTCCGGCTCCGGTGCAGCCCCGTCCTCACCGCACACCGCTTCGACTTCGACGGAGCCGGCTCCTTCGTCTCCGTCTGTttctgcttctgcttctgcttcttcttcgtcttcaGTCTCTACTCTTGTCGAAGAAACGGAGCAGAAACTGACATTGGCGGCACCAGCAGCGGCTACACTTCCGCCTTCGTCGTCGCTGGCGGTAAGACTTCCGGTGAGGCCGGGATTCGGAACTGTTGGCAGAAAATGCGTTGTCCGAGCAAATCACTTTATGGTGCAACTTGCCGAGAAAGACATTCATCACTATGAT gtttCAATTACTCCCTGGGTGACgtcaaaaaaaatcaacagaCAAATTATTTCTCAGCTGATTAATTTATATCGGCTAACTGACTTGGGTGGACGAATACCTGCCTATGATGGTATGAAGAGCATTTACACAGCAGGGCCACTGCCTTTTCAATCGAAGGAGTTCATTATCGAGTTACCTGATAGTGATCCTCGTCCCAGCTCATCTACCAGGCCGAT AAGGGAGCGTCAGTTTAGGGTGGTTATCAGATTGGCGTCGAAGCCTGATCTTTACACTCTACAGCAGTTCTTAGGCCGTAGGCATTTTGAAGCTCCGTACGATGTTATACAAGTGCTTGGGGTTATTCTCAGTGCAGCTTCGTCAGAGAA GCATACTGTTGTGGGGAGGTCATTTTTCCCTACAGATCATGGACCAATTGGTCAGCTTGGTGATGGCGTTGAATATTGGCGTGGATATTTTCAGAGTCTTCGCCTAACCCAGATGGGGCTATCTCTTAATATTG ATGTTTCAGCCCGCTCCTTTTATGAGCCAATTCTAGTTACTGAGTTTGTTCAGAATTATTGCAGAAACTTATCACGTCCTCTTTCTGATCAAGTGCGTCTGAAG GTGAAAAAGGAATTGAAGGGAATAAAGGTGGTGCTCACGCATTTGGAGACTAGCAATAGTCACAGGATCACCGGAATATCCAGCCAACCCATGAGCCAACTAgc GTTTACTGATGGCAGTGCAACAAGTATGTCGGTGATTCAATATTTTCGTGAAAGATATAATATTGCGCTTCAATTCACGTCATTGCCTGCCCTTCTAGCTGGAAGTGAAGCGAGGCCTATTTATTTGCCAATGGAG CTTTCTAGGATTGTCGCAGGACAGAGATATACTCAAAGATTAAATGAAAGACAAGTAACTGCTCTTTTGCAAGCAACTTGTCAGCGTCCTCGGGAGCGTGAAGACTATATAAGGATG ATGGCTAGGGCAAATGCTTACAATGAAGATACTCTTGTCAACAAAGAGTTTGGAATTCAAGTGGCTGATGATCTTACATCAGTTGATGCTCGAATCCTACCTGCTCCAATG CTTAAATATCATGAAACTGGCCAAGAAGCAAGCGTGAATCCTGGTTTTGGGCAATGGAACATGATTAACAAG AAAATGTTCAATGGTGGGAGGGTGGAAGTTTGGACTTGTGTGAACTTCTCCACGCGTTTGAATCGGGACGTGCCATTCCAGTTTTGTCAGGGGTTGGTAGACATGTGTAATAGCAAGGGAATG GTATTTAACCCGCAGCCTGTCATTCCCATAAGTTCATCCAACCCAAATCAAATTGAGAAGGCTCTTGTAGACGTTCACAATCGGACTACACAGCAAGGGAAACAGCTTCAGctgttgataattattttacctgATGTTAGCGGATCATATG GAAGAATTAAGCGAGTTTGTGAAACGGAACTTGGGATTGTTTCACAATGCTGTCAGCCTAGGCAGGCATCAAGGCTCAATATGCagtattttgaaaatgtgGCTCTTAAAATCAATGTGAAG GTTGGGGGACGAAACACTGTGCTTGTTGATGCTGTTCAGAAAAGAATTCCTCTTGTAACTGATAGACCCACAATTATATTCGGTGCAGATGTCACCCATCCACAACCATGGGGCGGGACTAGTCCTTCAATAGCGGCT GTGGTGGCCTCAATGGATTGGCCAGAAGTAGCCAAGTACAGAGGGCTTGTCTCTGCTCAGGCACCCCATGAGGAAATTATCCAAGATCTCTATAAATCTATTCAAGATCCTCAGTGGGGTTTAGTTCATGGAGGAATGATCAG GGAACTGTTAATTGCCTTCAGAAGATCAACCAACTTTAAACctcacaggattattttctaCCG TGATGGTGTTGGTGAAAGGCAGTTCAGTCAGGTTTTGCTCCATGAAATGAATGCTATCCGACAG GCCTGTGCCTCACTTGAGGAGGGATACGCACCACCAGTTACGTTTGTTGTTGTACAGAAAAGGTGTCGTACTCGCCTTTTTCCTGCTGAGCACAACAGATGCGATCTGACAGATAGGAGTGGAAATATTTTGCCAG GAACCGTTGTTGATACTGAAATTTGTCATCCTACAGAATTCGATTTTTACCTCAACAGTCATGCAGGAATTCAG GGAACCAGTCGACCAACTCGCTACCATGTATTGTATGATGAGAACCGTTTTACTGCAGATGGCCTACAAGTGTTAACAAATAACTTGTGTTACAC GTACGCAAGGTGTACTCGATCCGTTTCCATAG TGCCTCCTGCATATTATGCATATTTAGCAGCTTTTCGGGCTCGTTATTATATCGAGGATGAAACATCTGCTGGTGGATCCACAGATGGGAACAGGAGCACGGCAGAGAGGAATTTGGCTATCCGGCCACTTCCTGTCATCAAGGATAATGTGAAAGATGTAATGTTTTATTGCTGA